From Pusillibacter faecalis, one genomic window encodes:
- a CDS encoding sulfide/dihydroorotate dehydrogenase-like FAD/NAD-binding protein has product MFRIVRKEELRPTVTLYEIEAPLVAKKAQPGQFIILRVDEQGERIPITINDYDPDKGTVTIIVQTVGATTEKLKQLQQGDCLQDFVGPLGKATETEGKKKVCVVGGGVGCAIAYPVLKKFHDDGAEVHAVVGFKNKDLVILEDDFRKSSDVLKICTDDGSYGQKGLVTDALKELIDAGNQYDEVFAIGPMVMMKFVSKTTEPYGIPTTVSMSPIMIDGTGMCGGCRLSVGGEMKFACVDGPDFDGHKVDWDLAVKRNQMYQAFEKHKYEETCNLLKKEAK; this is encoded by the coding sequence ATGTTTCGTATCGTAAGAAAAGAAGAGCTCAGGCCCACTGTAACACTGTACGAGATCGAGGCACCGCTGGTGGCTAAGAAGGCCCAGCCCGGCCAGTTCATCATTTTGCGGGTGGACGAACAGGGAGAGCGGATTCCGATTACCATCAATGACTATGACCCGGACAAGGGAACTGTCACCATCATTGTCCAGACTGTGGGTGCTACCACGGAAAAGCTCAAGCAGCTCCAGCAGGGCGACTGTCTGCAGGACTTCGTGGGCCCCCTGGGTAAGGCCACCGAGACGGAGGGAAAGAAAAAGGTCTGCGTAGTCGGCGGCGGCGTGGGCTGTGCGATTGCCTATCCGGTGCTCAAAAAATTCCATGACGACGGGGCCGAGGTCCATGCCGTGGTGGGCTTTAAAAATAAGGACCTGGTGATTCTGGAGGATGACTTCCGCAAGTCCTCCGACGTGCTGAAGATCTGCACAGACGACGGCTCCTATGGACAAAAGGGCTTGGTGACAGACGCGCTCAAAGAGCTGATCGACGCGGGCAACCAGTATGACGAGGTGTTCGCCATTGGTCCCATGGTGATGATGAAATTTGTCTCCAAGACCACGGAACCCTATGGTATTCCTACCACGGTCTCCATGAGTCCCATTATGATCGACGGCACCGGCATGTGCGGCGGCTGCCGGCTGAGTGTGGGCGGCGAGATGAAGTTTGCCTGTGTAGACGGCCCGGATTTTGACGGACACAAGGTGGACTGGGATCTGGCGGTCAAGCGCAATCAGATGTATCAGGCCTTCGAAAAGCACAAGTACGAGGAGACCTGCAATCTGCTGAAAAAGGAGGCCAAATAA